From the Paenibacillus tianjinensis genome, the window TGATGTTCTTTAAGCGGACGATCCAGACGATCATTTATTTGCCGCATTTTCTCTCGTGGGTGATTATCTCGGGGTTATTCGTGACTATTCTATCGACCTCCGGGGGGCTGGTCAACAATATCATCCAGTCATTCGGTGGTGAGCCCATCAGTTTTTTTGTTAGCAATGAGTATTTCCGCAGTCTGGTTGTGTTCACGGCAGGGTGGAAGGAGACGGGCTGGAATGCCATTGTTTTTATTGCCGCCATCGCCGGAATAGACCAGGAGCAATATGAAGCCGCTGCCATTGACGGGGCGGGCAGAATCCGCAGAATGCTGCATATTTCGCTCCCGGGTATCCTGCCTACCGTGGTGCTGATGTTCATTCTCCGCCTCGGTTCAGTGCTGGATGCAGGGACAGAGCAGATTCTCACCATGTACAATCCGGTTGTCTATGAAACCGCTGATGTCATCGGGACCTTCGTGTACCGCATCGGCCTAGGCAAAATGGATTACAGCTTCAGCACTGCCGTCGGTCTGTTCAACTCGGTTGTCGGTTTTATCCTGATTATCTCAGGCAACTATATCAGCCGGAAGCTGCTGAAGCGCGGGATCTGGTGAGCGGGAAGGGAGAGTGGAAAGATTGACGAAACGAACCAAGGGCGATCTGGTGCTGGACACGGCTGTGTATTTCTTCCTGATTCTCATGGGTGTCATCATGCTGCTGCCGCTGATCAACGTGCTATCGAAGGCTGTCAGTGCGGAATGGGCGATCACCTCCGGGAAGGTAGGCATCCTGCCTGTAGGCTTCCAGCTAGATACGATGAAGGAGGTCATCTCCTCCTCAACGTTCATCCGGGCCTTCGGAGTCTCGGTAGGCGTTACTGTAGTCGGAACCGTAATCTCTATCCTCATGACTGCGCTAACCGCGTACCCGTTATCGAAGCGCCTGCCGGGCATACCGTTTATTATGGTGCTGTTCATTTTCACCATGCTCTTTAGCGGAGGGCTGATCCCAAACTACCTGCTGATGCGGCAGCTGCATCTGATCAACAATCTTTGGGTTCTGA encodes:
- a CDS encoding ABC transporter permease, encoding MGTGVTDLKRKNNVKRARTRSVSKWRLAWRNRDYYVLLIPGLLFLLLFKYTPLYGVLIAFQDFNIFEGIRGSEWVGLEQFHKLIQSEEFGRVFMNTLLISVYKIVLLFPFPIFIALVLNEVRLMFFKRTIQTIIYLPHFLSWVIISGLFVTILSTSGGLVNNIIQSFGGEPISFFVSNEYFRSLVVFTAGWKETGWNAIVFIAAIAGIDQEQYEAAAIDGAGRIRRMLHISLPGILPTVVLMFILRLGSVLDAGTEQILTMYNPVVYETADVIGTFVYRIGLGKMDYSFSTAVGLFNSVVGFILIISGNYISRKLLKRGIW